The Kitasatospora sp. NBC_00374 genome has a segment encoding these proteins:
- a CDS encoding MarR family winged helix-turn-helix transcriptional regulator, translated as MSARRPAPPDDGELGIAEQVAVYQREFPTVDPQVETIVSTLSRLARRMNVAYSRQLAVLGITSAEWEVLKALVIAGSPYRLGPGELAKRLGLTPAAMTHRIDRMVTDGLVTRERDEANRVRVIIELTEDGRDKWLELMRMAAVFEADLLQDITAEERPALSAMLGRMLRRIEVTQPDALGRTADLD; from the coding sequence ATGAGCGCACGCAGACCCGCGCCGCCGGACGACGGCGAGCTGGGCATCGCCGAGCAGGTGGCCGTCTACCAGCGGGAATTCCCCACGGTGGACCCTCAGGTGGAGACCATCGTGTCCACCCTGTCCCGCCTCGCCCGGCGGATGAACGTGGCCTACAGCCGGCAGCTCGCCGTGCTGGGAATCACATCCGCGGAGTGGGAGGTGCTCAAGGCGCTGGTGATCGCCGGCAGCCCGTACCGGCTCGGCCCCGGCGAGCTCGCCAAGCGCCTCGGGCTGACGCCCGCCGCGATGACCCACCGGATCGACCGGATGGTCACCGACGGCCTGGTCACCCGGGAGCGGGACGAGGCCAACCGGGTCCGGGTGATCATCGAGCTCACCGAGGACGGCCGCGACAAGTGGCTGGAGCTGATGCGGATGGCCGCCGTCTTCGAGGCGGACCTGCTGCAGGACATCACCGCCGAGGAGCGCCCCGCGCTCTCCGCGATGCTCGGCCGGATGCTGCGCCGGATCGAGGTGACCCAGCCGGACGCGCTGGGCCGGACCGCGGACCTGGACTGA
- a CDS encoding NAD-dependent epimerase/dehydratase family protein, producing the protein MSLEQLSGKTVLVTGAGGLIGSRITSQLRQLGARPISVCKLDAYPHEVYRERFGIDASDPDFIVGDIAEPDLMRKVISGCDYVIHAAALADVAACTRRPLDAIDTNITGTQRVLDAVAASDRVHRMVFVSSASVYGNGSPQFVEGAAVQPVSVYGNSKAWGEYQTAAVLGGAGISYAVVRYFSVYGEPQVVKERSHSWVVAWFAMRAALGLPLHLNGGGHQIRDMVHVDDIATGTLRTLVAPRAHNETINIGTGSGTSIRQIAELVRSHFPDVPLVETPMPPGDPEGGYASVQRMEDLLGWRPAITVAEGVARYVAWLRATPGAIPEWMRQAAAA; encoded by the coding sequence TTGTCCCTCGAACAGCTGTCAGGAAAGACCGTGCTGGTCACCGGAGCCGGTGGCCTCATCGGCAGCCGCATCACGTCCCAGCTCCGCCAGCTCGGCGCCCGCCCCATCTCGGTGTGCAAGCTCGACGCCTACCCGCACGAGGTGTACCGCGAGCGGTTCGGCATCGACGCCTCCGACCCGGACTTCATCGTCGGCGACATCGCCGAGCCGGACCTGATGCGCAAGGTGATCTCCGGCTGCGACTACGTGATCCACGCCGCCGCCCTGGCCGACGTGGCAGCCTGCACCCGCCGACCGCTTGACGCCATCGACACCAACATCACCGGCACCCAGCGCGTCCTAGACGCCGTCGCCGCCTCGGACCGGGTGCACAGGATGGTGTTCGTCTCCTCCGCCAGCGTCTACGGCAACGGCAGCCCACAGTTCGTTGAGGGCGCGGCGGTCCAGCCGGTGTCGGTGTACGGCAACAGCAAGGCGTGGGGCGAGTACCAGACCGCCGCCGTGCTCGGCGGCGCCGGAATCTCGTACGCCGTGGTGCGGTACTTCTCGGTCTACGGTGAGCCGCAGGTCGTCAAGGAGCGGAGCCACTCCTGGGTGGTCGCCTGGTTCGCCATGCGGGCCGCGCTCGGCCTGCCGCTGCACCTCAACGGCGGCGGCCACCAGATCCGCGACATGGTCCACGTCGACGACATCGCCACCGGCACGCTGCGCACGCTCGTCGCACCCCGCGCGCACAACGAGACCATCAACATCGGTACCGGAAGCGGAACTTCGATCCGGCAAATCGCCGAACTCGTCCGCAGCCACTTCCCGGACGTGCCGTTGGTCGAGACGCCCATGCCGCCCGGCGACCCCGAGGGCGGATACGCCTCCGTCCAGCGGATGGAGGACCTGCTGGGCTGGCGGCCGGCCATCACGGTGGCAGAAGGCGTCGCCCGGTACGTGGCCTGGCTCAGGGCCACTCCCGGCGCCATCCCCGAGTGGATGCGCCAGGCGGCAGCGGCCTAG
- a CDS encoding Tat pathway signal protein, whose product MAPTREPNERLRKVIDETKLSGDAIARLVRRVAAEHDELLETNKSSITHWKNGGQPAGNVGAFLAEALGRALGGRVVTLEEIGLIAPAPQKPDWDADTLSALAELGRTDVDVERRRALGVAVYSVAALSLPGEDWWQRMAERGSARGSAATRRVGPGDLAAVRDMTALFSQVDQRRGGSHAWTSVVQYLTTDVTTYLRGRFTDERVRRDLFSAASELAYLAGWMAFDGGQHATAQRYFAEAVKLAAEAGDPPMAAHVLRAMAHQAIDLGHHQQALNLAAASVDGDRYALASPRERALLGVVHARSLAAAGRKNAAAKALLRAEDDLSAASDDVAEPDRVFFFGEASLAHETACALRDIGDLDGSVREFHHSVRTRKATKFTRTHAVTLGYLGSVYAQMNNIDRACATWSQALDAMDGVRSGRTRQAAADMRTLLSPYRRRGTAAIGEIDARAAAYLSETA is encoded by the coding sequence TTGGCGCCGACGAGGGAACCGAACGAGCGGCTGCGGAAGGTCATCGACGAGACGAAGCTCTCCGGCGATGCGATCGCGCGCCTGGTCAGGCGGGTGGCGGCCGAGCATGACGAGCTCTTGGAGACCAACAAGTCGAGCATCACGCACTGGAAGAACGGCGGTCAGCCGGCCGGGAACGTCGGTGCCTTCCTGGCCGAGGCGTTAGGCCGTGCGCTCGGCGGACGGGTCGTGACGCTGGAGGAGATCGGCCTGATCGCGCCCGCACCCCAAAAACCCGACTGGGACGCGGATACGCTGAGCGCGCTGGCCGAACTCGGGAGAACCGACGTGGACGTGGAACGCAGGCGGGCGCTGGGGGTGGCGGTCTACTCGGTGGCCGCACTCTCGCTGCCCGGCGAAGACTGGTGGCAGCGCATGGCCGAGCGGGGCAGTGCGCGCGGTTCTGCCGCAACGCGGCGGGTCGGCCCTGGCGACCTGGCAGCCGTCCGTGACATGACCGCCCTGTTCTCGCAGGTCGATCAACGGCGAGGCGGTAGTCACGCCTGGACGTCCGTGGTGCAGTACCTGACGACCGACGTCACCACTTACCTGCGAGGGAGGTTCACGGACGAGCGTGTTCGCCGTGATCTCTTCTCTGCAGCCAGCGAACTCGCCTACCTGGCTGGTTGGATGGCGTTCGATGGCGGCCAGCACGCGACAGCGCAGCGGTACTTCGCCGAGGCGGTGAAACTCGCGGCTGAGGCCGGCGATCCGCCGATGGCCGCTCACGTGCTGCGGGCGATGGCGCACCAGGCCATCGACCTCGGACACCACCAGCAGGCTCTCAACCTTGCTGCCGCATCCGTCGACGGCGACCGGTACGCCCTCGCCTCCCCACGGGAGCGGGCTCTCCTCGGCGTCGTCCACGCCCGGAGTCTGGCCGCCGCTGGACGCAAGAACGCCGCCGCCAAGGCGCTGCTGCGGGCCGAGGACGACCTGTCCGCCGCGAGCGACGACGTCGCTGAGCCGGACCGGGTGTTCTTCTTCGGTGAGGCCAGCCTGGCCCACGAAACAGCGTGCGCCCTGCGTGACATAGGGGACCTCGACGGCTCGGTGCGCGAGTTCCACCACAGTGTCCGTACCCGCAAGGCCACGAAGTTCACCCGCACCCACGCCGTGACGCTGGGATACCTCGGCTCCGTGTACGCGCAGATGAACAACATCGACCGGGCCTGTGCCACCTGGTCGCAGGCGCTCGACGCCATGGACGGCGTACGGTCCGGCCGCACCCGCCAGGCCGCCGCCGACATGCGCACCCTGCTCTCCCCTTACCGGCGGCGCGGTACCGCGGCGATCGGCGAGATCGACGCACGCGCTGCCGCGTACCTGTCCGAAACAGCTTGA
- a CDS encoding MFS transporter, which yields MTGTVKQQRQQRYGAGGPLRRVQIGNALSAFGSGFTMPYMFVYVDQVRGLGSLAAGMVFTVFALAALAVLPFTGRGIDRYGPRPVLLAGAALAAVGAFSFGQAGTTPTLLIASFLFGAGVTTCQPALATMIVRSSPKATRHRAFALQFTLVNLGMGIGALVGGQIVDIAEPASLTRLFTIEAMTFLGLAAVTGSARIPAATTEPDGPAARRGGPTGLRALVADKAMLRLCLLAGLIFFTCYGQFESGVAAFATDTVGTAPSTLGLAIGANALTIVVLQMFVVRITERRRRTTAMAAAGAVWLAAWAMALIAGLIRTEALAATVAIVAIYALFGVGESLLAPTLGPIVADLAPSRLLGTYNAGYALVKQIAVAVGPAVGVLLVGSGTWPIYLAAMAGCTLLIIALAVRLRGHLTPAQDNVHHLTVAQQPVRELQTAA from the coding sequence GTGACCGGCACGGTGAAGCAGCAGAGGCAGCAGCGTTACGGGGCGGGCGGCCCGCTGCGCCGCGTCCAGATCGGCAACGCGCTCAGCGCGTTCGGCAGCGGCTTCACGATGCCGTACATGTTCGTCTACGTGGACCAGGTGCGGGGCCTGGGCTCGCTCGCCGCCGGGATGGTCTTCACCGTCTTCGCCCTGGCCGCGCTCGCCGTGCTGCCGTTCACCGGCCGTGGCATCGACCGCTACGGCCCGCGCCCGGTGCTGCTGGCCGGCGCCGCGCTGGCCGCCGTCGGCGCGTTCTCGTTCGGGCAGGCCGGCACCACGCCGACCCTGCTGATCGCCTCGTTCCTGTTCGGCGCCGGCGTCACCACCTGCCAGCCCGCCCTCGCCACGATGATCGTCCGCAGCTCGCCCAAGGCCACCCGGCACCGCGCCTTCGCGCTCCAGTTCACCCTGGTCAACCTGGGTATGGGCATCGGCGCGCTGGTCGGCGGGCAGATCGTCGACATCGCCGAGCCGGCCAGCCTCACCAGGCTGTTCACCATCGAGGCGATGACCTTCCTCGGCCTCGCCGCCGTCACCGGCAGCGCCCGGATCCCGGCCGCCACCACCGAGCCGGACGGGCCCGCCGCCCGCCGTGGCGGCCCCACCGGGCTGCGGGCGCTGGTCGCCGACAAGGCGATGCTGCGGCTCTGCCTGCTGGCCGGCCTGATCTTCTTCACCTGCTACGGCCAGTTCGAGTCCGGGGTGGCGGCCTTCGCCACCGACACCGTCGGCACCGCGCCGTCCACCCTGGGCCTCGCCATCGGCGCCAACGCGCTGACCATCGTGGTGCTGCAGATGTTCGTGGTGCGGATCACCGAGCGCCGCCGCCGCACCACCGCGATGGCCGCCGCCGGCGCGGTCTGGCTGGCCGCCTGGGCGATGGCCCTGATCGCCGGACTGATCCGGACCGAGGCGCTGGCCGCCACGGTCGCGATCGTCGCCATCTACGCGCTGTTCGGCGTCGGCGAGTCGCTGCTCGCGCCCACCCTCGGCCCGATCGTCGCGGACCTCGCGCCGAGCCGGCTGCTCGGCACCTACAACGCCGGGTACGCGCTGGTGAAGCAGATCGCCGTCGCGGTCGGCCCCGCCGTCGGTGTCCTGCTGGTCGGCTCCGGCACCTGGCCGATCTACCTGGCCGCGATGGCCGGCTGCACCCTGCTGATCATCGCGCTCGCGGTCCGGCTGCGCGGCCACCTCACCCCCGCGCAGGACAACGTCCACCATCTGACGGTGGCTCAGCAGCCCGTCCGGGAACTGCAGACCGCGGCCTGA
- a CDS encoding FAD-binding oxidoreductase: MTSDLLDSGTLAGLRSGLLGEAIVPGDTAYDEARTVFNGMIDRRPRVIAQCLNHQDVASAIAFARSHGLEISVRGGGHGVTGAAVADGGLVVDLRRMNAVDVDPQTKIARVGGGATVSDLDRATQPHALATTGGRASTTGVGGLTLGGGSGWLERRFGLMCDNLLAAELVTADGRRVRTGEQENPELFWALHGGGGNFGVVTEFTFGLHPLPAFAITLLLWPAEAGPEVLRRYRDYMDEAPGEVGGALIYLTGPPEPFVPPELVGRLAVGVLLTYTGSLGQARPVFEPMLANGHRGEVIAEMPYAEVQCMLDDPPGYRNYWSAEYLAGFPDQAADLFCARARDMVTPSPSQHVVFPLGGAVAAGRDDFPVPWRVAPWAVHPFGLWEDPADDERGRAWARAVCSDLKPWSIGAVYLNFIGDEGEERTRAGLGEQNTRRLAAVKGEYDPDNVFHRNHNIVPA, translated from the coding sequence ATGACGTCCGACCTGCTCGATTCCGGCACGCTGGCAGGCCTGCGGTCAGGCCTGCTCGGGGAGGCGATCGTCCCGGGGGACACCGCCTACGACGAGGCCCGGACCGTGTTCAACGGCATGATCGACCGACGGCCCCGGGTGATCGCGCAGTGCCTCAACCACCAGGACGTGGCCTCCGCCATCGCCTTCGCCCGGTCCCACGGGCTGGAGATCTCGGTGCGCGGCGGCGGGCACGGGGTCACCGGGGCCGCGGTGGCCGACGGTGGCCTGGTGGTCGATCTGCGCCGGATGAACGCCGTCGACGTCGACCCGCAGACCAAGATCGCCAGGGTCGGCGGCGGCGCGACCGTCTCCGACCTCGACCGGGCCACCCAGCCGCACGCCCTCGCCACCACCGGCGGCCGGGCCTCCACCACCGGAGTCGGCGGCCTCACCCTGGGCGGCGGATCGGGCTGGCTGGAGCGCAGATTCGGGCTGATGTGCGACAACCTGCTGGCCGCCGAACTGGTCACCGCCGACGGCCGCCGGGTGCGCACCGGCGAACAGGAGAACCCCGAGCTGTTCTGGGCCCTGCACGGCGGCGGCGGGAACTTCGGCGTGGTCACCGAGTTCACCTTCGGCCTGCACCCGCTGCCCGCCTTCGCGATCACACTGCTGCTGTGGCCGGCCGAGGCCGGACCGGAGGTCCTGCGCCGCTACCGGGACTACATGGACGAGGCCCCGGGCGAGGTCGGCGGCGCCCTGATCTACCTCACCGGCCCGCCGGAACCGTTCGTCCCGCCGGAGCTCGTCGGCCGGCTCGCGGTCGGGGTCCTGCTCACCTACACCGGCAGCCTCGGCCAGGCCCGCCCGGTCTTCGAACCGATGCTGGCGAACGGCCACCGCGGCGAGGTGATCGCCGAAATGCCCTACGCCGAGGTGCAGTGCATGCTCGACGACCCGCCGGGGTACCGGAACTACTGGTCGGCGGAGTACCTGGCAGGCTTCCCCGACCAGGCGGCGGACCTGTTCTGCGCGCGAGCCCGGGACATGGTCACGCCGTCGCCCTCCCAGCACGTCGTCTTCCCCCTCGGCGGTGCGGTCGCCGCCGGCCGGGACGACTTCCCGGTCCCCTGGCGGGTCGCCCCCTGGGCCGTCCACCCCTTCGGCCTGTGGGAGGACCCGGCGGACGACGAACGCGGCCGCGCCTGGGCCCGCGCCGTCTGCTCGGACCTGAAGCCGTGGTCGATCGGCGCCGTCTACCTCAACTTCATCGGCGACGAGGGCGAGGAACGCACCCGGGCCGGCCTCGGCGAGCAGAACACCCGCCGCCTCGCGGCCGTCAAGGGCGAGTACGACCCGGACAACGTCTTCCACCGGAACCACAACATCGTTCCCGCCTGA
- a CDS encoding MerR family transcriptional regulator translates to MRSIGEMARDSGLSVSALRFYDGAGVFGPARVDPRTGYRWYAPQQLADARLLARLRRVGMPLADIRRVLGGDAGTAAAAVETHLRRLEDGLADARRELSTVRALIDLRETTMGTTRLTVPAAELAAALDAVRFAAAPGAEHPAVAGVLFEVSADTLRLVATDRYRLAVSEAPVSGLTGPETSVVAPTALVDEVRALLASAPTAELTVDGDLLTVSAGPHRASGHRIDQDYPDYRALIRLTPTHRVELAAELLREALATGPVRPALRGQDGASYEVSVLTVDADGRLDLSAQAPAGGLQVQVNRDFLLEAVTAGAADQLVLEFGGPIAPLAIRFPERADTFSLLMPTAP, encoded by the coding sequence ATGCGCAGCATCGGTGAGATGGCGCGGGACAGCGGGCTGAGCGTCAGCGCGTTGCGGTTCTACGACGGCGCGGGTGTCTTCGGCCCGGCCCGGGTCGACCCGAGGACCGGATACCGCTGGTACGCGCCGCAGCAGCTCGCCGACGCCCGGCTGCTGGCCCGGCTGCGCCGGGTGGGGATGCCGCTGGCCGACATCCGCCGTGTCCTCGGCGGGGACGCCGGCACGGCCGCGGCCGCGGTCGAGACCCACCTGCGCAGGCTGGAGGACGGCCTGGCGGACGCCCGCCGCGAGCTCTCCACGGTTCGAGCACTGATCGACCTGAGGGAGACCACCATGGGAACGACCCGACTGACCGTACCCGCCGCCGAGTTGGCCGCCGCACTGGACGCCGTCCGGTTCGCGGCCGCACCCGGGGCCGAGCACCCGGCGGTGGCCGGCGTGCTGTTCGAGGTGTCCGCCGACACCCTGCGGCTGGTCGCCACCGACCGCTACCGCCTCGCGGTCTCCGAGGCTCCGGTGTCCGGGCTGACCGGCCCGGAGACGAGCGTCGTCGCACCGACCGCCCTGGTGGACGAGGTCCGCGCCCTGCTGGCCAGCGCGCCGACCGCCGAGCTGACCGTCGACGGCGACCTGCTGACCGTCTCGGCCGGCCCCCACCGGGCGAGCGGCCACCGGATCGACCAGGACTACCCGGACTACCGGGCGCTGATCCGGCTCACCCCGACCCACCGGGTCGAGCTCGCCGCGGAGCTGCTGCGCGAGGCCCTGGCGACCGGCCCGGTCCGCCCCGCCCTGCGCGGCCAGGACGGCGCCTCCTACGAGGTCTCGGTGCTCACCGTGGACGCCGACGGCCGGCTCGACCTGTCCGCACAGGCCCCGGCCGGCGGCCTCCAGGTCCAGGTGAACCGCGACTTCCTGCTGGAGGCGGTCACCGCGGGCGCCGCCGACCAGCTGGTCCTGGAGTTCGGCGGCCCCATCGCCCCGCTGGCCATCCGCTTCCCGGAGCGCGCGGACACCTTCTCCTTGCTGATGCCGACGGCGCCGTAG
- a CDS encoding dolichyl-phosphate-mannose--protein mannosyltransferase, with the protein MAYAAVTETPALSEAPAPAPRNPFPWVVRHSGWLGPIAVAVFAGLLRFWDLGRPNAFVFDETYYPKDAWSLLRQGYEGTWPKEANDQILGVPQSIPLSTDPEFVAHPPLGKWVISLGEWIFGLHPFGWRFMVALLGTLTVLMLARIGRRLFSSTLLGCTAALLMSVDGLQFVLSRVALLDGVQMFFVLGAFGCLLVDRDHVRERLRAARTEGGAAGDRLRLGLRPWRLAAGVLLGCACAVKWNGAPILAAFVVLVLLWDQAGRRWAGAYRPWRSMLRRDALPTVLSTAGAALVVYSLSWTGWFATDGGYDRHWADGRDGLSMPRTPIVDIPLPQVSMGWVPAPLRSLWHYHAQMYNFNTGLSDPHSYQSNPWSWLVQGRPVSMYWLQPAQGQGGCTAPEGCASQILGLGTPVLWWTACFALAYALWRWFFRRDWRSGAVLAAVAAVYLPWFRYQERTTFSFYMVVLVPFLCLAVAQMLGALIGPPGCSAERRRWGAAGAGAIVLAVVVCFAFFYPLYTAEVIPMNDWRARMWFTSWV; encoded by the coding sequence ATGGCGTACGCGGCAGTCACCGAGACCCCGGCCCTGTCCGAGGCCCCCGCACCGGCCCCCCGCAACCCCTTCCCGTGGGTGGTCCGGCACTCCGGCTGGCTGGGGCCGATCGCCGTGGCCGTGTTCGCGGGTCTGCTGCGGTTCTGGGACCTGGGCCGCCCCAACGCCTTCGTCTTCGACGAGACGTACTACCCCAAGGACGCCTGGTCGCTGCTGCGGCAGGGGTACGAGGGCACCTGGCCGAAGGAGGCCAACGACCAGATCCTGGGGGTGCCGCAGAGCATCCCGCTGAGCACGGACCCGGAGTTCGTGGCCCACCCGCCGCTCGGCAAGTGGGTCATCTCGCTCGGCGAGTGGATCTTCGGGCTGCACCCCTTCGGCTGGCGGTTCATGGTCGCGCTGCTCGGCACGCTCACCGTGCTGATGCTGGCCCGGATCGGCCGGCGGCTGTTCTCCTCGACGCTGCTCGGCTGCACGGCCGCGCTGCTGATGTCGGTGGACGGCCTGCAGTTCGTGCTCAGCCGGGTCGCTCTGCTCGACGGCGTGCAGATGTTCTTCGTCCTCGGCGCCTTCGGCTGCCTGCTGGTCGACCGCGACCACGTCCGGGAGCGGCTGCGCGCGGCCCGCACCGAGGGCGGTGCGGCGGGCGACCGGCTCCGGCTGGGTCTGCGGCCCTGGCGGCTCGCCGCGGGCGTGCTGCTGGGCTGCGCCTGCGCGGTGAAGTGGAACGGCGCGCCGATCCTGGCGGCGTTCGTGGTGCTGGTGCTGCTGTGGGACCAGGCGGGCCGCCGCTGGGCCGGGGCGTACCGGCCGTGGCGCTCGATGCTGCGCCGGGACGCGCTGCCCACCGTGCTGTCCACCGCCGGCGCCGCGCTGGTGGTGTACAGCCTCAGCTGGACCGGCTGGTTCGCCACCGACGGCGGCTACGACCGGCACTGGGCGGACGGCCGGGACGGCCTGTCGATGCCCCGCACGCCGATCGTGGACATCCCGCTGCCGCAGGTGTCGATGGGCTGGGTGCCCGCGCCGCTGCGCAGCCTCTGGCACTACCACGCGCAGATGTACAACTTCAACACCGGCCTGTCCGACCCGCACTCCTACCAGTCCAACCCGTGGAGCTGGCTGGTCCAGGGCCGCCCGGTCTCGATGTACTGGCTGCAGCCGGCGCAGGGCCAGGGCGGCTGCACCGCGCCCGAGGGCTGCGCCAGCCAGATCCTCGGGCTCGGCACCCCGGTGCTGTGGTGGACGGCGTGCTTCGCGCTGGCGTACGCGCTGTGGCGCTGGTTCTTCCGCCGGGACTGGCGCTCGGGTGCGGTGCTCGCCGCCGTCGCCGCGGTCTACCTGCCCTGGTTCAGGTACCAGGAGCGCACCACCTTCTCCTTCTACATGGTGGTGCTGGTGCCGTTCCTGTGCCTGGCCGTCGCGCAGATGCTCGGCGCGCTGATCGGGCCGCCCGGGTGCTCGGCCGAGCGGCGGCGCTGGGGTGCGGCCGGGGCCGGGGCGATCGTGCTGGCGGTCGTGGTCTGCTTCGCGTTCTTCTACCCGCTGTACACGGCCGAGGTGATCCCGATGAACGACTGGCGGGCCCGGATGTGGTTCACCAGCTGGGTCTGA
- a CDS encoding TrmO family methyltransferase produces the protein MADRETFEVEALGHVVGGRIEPTDDFWGGTRAIIRLDGSLFTPDATKGLEDFSHLEIVFRFHLTDPTDLNLGARRPRDNPDWPEVGIFGHRNMRRLNWLGVSRCRLLKVDGLDLHVEDLDAVDGTPVLDVKPWFGEMGPRGERRQAEWTTVMLRDYFAPAAEG, from the coding sequence ATGGCAGACCGTGAGACGTTCGAGGTCGAGGCCCTGGGCCACGTGGTCGGCGGACGGATCGAACCCACGGACGACTTCTGGGGCGGCACCCGGGCGATCATCCGGCTGGACGGCTCCCTCTTCACTCCTGATGCGACCAAGGGCTTGGAGGACTTCTCGCATCTGGAGATCGTCTTCCGGTTCCACCTCACGGACCCGACCGACCTGAACCTCGGCGCCCGCCGGCCCCGGGACAACCCGGACTGGCCGGAGGTCGGGATCTTCGGTCACCGCAACATGCGGCGCCTGAACTGGCTCGGGGTCTCGCGCTGCCGCCTGCTCAAGGTCGACGGCCTGGACCTCCACGTCGAAGACCTCGATGCCGTGGACGGCACTCCGGTACTGGACGTGAAGCCGTGGTTCGGCGAGATGGGTCCTCGGGGGGAGCGGCGTCAGGCGGAGTGGACCACGGTCATGCTCCGCGACTACTTCGCGCCCGCAGCCGAGGGGTGA
- a CDS encoding glycosyltransferase family 2 protein yields MGTRPKELAELLASVEMQTVKATKVVLVGQGCVLPELPSWVEGVELAENLGVTGGRNVALDHLRDVDVVIDLDDDGLLVADDVLARIAALYGGDPGLGIVGFRIADETGVTQRRHVPRLRAGDPMRGGEVTGFLGGGHALSSKMLEQIGGWPDSFFFAHEETDMAWRALDAGWRVLYVPELLLQHPRTSPTRHSFFYRVNARNRVYLARRHLPALLLPVYVGVWVALTVARTRDAAGLKAWFAGFAEGWRTPCGRRKPMRWRTVWTMTRLGRPPII; encoded by the coding sequence ATGGGCACGCGGCCGAAGGAGCTGGCCGAGCTGCTGGCCTCCGTGGAGATGCAGACGGTCAAGGCCACGAAGGTCGTGCTGGTTGGCCAGGGGTGCGTGCTGCCGGAACTGCCGTCGTGGGTGGAGGGCGTGGAGCTGGCAGAGAACCTCGGGGTGACCGGCGGCCGGAACGTTGCCCTGGACCACTTGCGGGACGTGGACGTGGTGATCGACCTGGACGACGACGGCCTGCTGGTCGCGGACGACGTCCTCGCGCGGATCGCCGCCCTGTACGGAGGTGACCCCGGGCTGGGGATCGTCGGTTTCCGGATCGCAGACGAGACCGGAGTCACTCAGCGGCGCCACGTCCCCCGGCTGCGGGCAGGTGATCCGATGCGTGGCGGTGAGGTGACCGGCTTCCTCGGCGGCGGCCACGCGCTGTCCTCGAAGATGCTGGAGCAGATCGGGGGCTGGCCGGACTCCTTCTTCTTCGCGCACGAGGAGACCGACATGGCCTGGCGGGCGCTGGATGCCGGATGGCGAGTGCTGTACGTTCCCGAGCTGCTGCTCCAGCACCCGCGCACCAGCCCGACGCGACACTCCTTCTTCTACCGGGTGAACGCCCGAAACCGGGTGTACCTGGCGCGCCGGCACCTGCCTGCTCTGCTGCTGCCGGTCTACGTCGGGGTGTGGGTGGCGCTCACCGTCGCCAGGACCCGGGACGCGGCCGGGCTGAAGGCGTGGTTCGCGGGCTTCGCCGAGGGCTGGCGCACACCGTGCGGCCGACGCAAGCCGATGCGCTGGCGCACGGTGTGGACCATGACCCGGCTGGGTCGGCCGCCGATCATCTAG